One Streptomyces umbrinus genomic window, CACGGGAGCCACTAGGAGCTCGCCGGTGCGCGGATGCGGGAACACCTCGACCGGCTGCTGGTAGACGTCCGAAAGCAGTCGGTCGGTGAAGACCTCGGCCGGCCGTCCGTCGGCCACCGCACGCCCGGCGCGCAGGATCGCGACCCGGTGCGCGTAGGCCGCCGCGAGCCCCAGATCGTGCAACACCACGACCACCGCGTCCCCGGCGTGCGCCCTTGCGCGGCAGACCCGGAGTACCAGTTCCTGGTGGCGCAGGTCCAGGGCGGCGGTCGGTTCGTCGAGCAGCAGCAGCCGGGTGCGCTGGGCGAGCACCCGGGCGAGCGCCACTCGGGCCCGCTCACCGCCGCTGAGCGCCGAGAAGGACCGGCCCGCGAAGTCCGTGACCTCGGTCGCCGCCATGGCTGCCGCCACCGCCGCGTCGTCTGTTTCCTCTGCGTACTCCTCGGCCCGTCCGGCCCAGGGCGCCCGGCCCATCCGTACGACCTCCTCGACCGCGAACGGGAAGGAGAGCGCGGCGGACTGGGGGAGCATCGCCCGGCGCAGGGCCAGTTCCTGCGCCGACCAGTCGGACGCCGGGCGACCGTGGACGCGTACGACTCCTGCGGCGGCCGGGAGATCGGCGGCGAGCGCGCCCAACAGGGTGGACTTTCCCGCCCCGTTGGGCCCGACCAGGGCCAGTACCTCGCCCGCGCGGGCCGTGACGTCCACGCCGGACAGCACCTCGCGGCCACCGAGCCGGACGTGCAGGGCCTCGGCCTCGGCGAGTACGTCGCCGGGGTGCACGGGGCCGGGAGGAGCGGGCATCGTGCCGATCAGTCCGAGCAGCTTCACGCCCAGCCTCCTTGCCTGCGACGGGTCCTGCGCAGCAGCCAGAAGAAGAAGGGGCTGCCGAAGAGCGCGGTGAGCACCCCGAGAGGCAGCTCGGCGGGCTCCACGACGGTACGGGCCGCGAGGTCGCCCGAGAGCAGGACCACCGCACCGCCGAGCGCGCTGCCGGGGATGAGGAAACGGTGGCCGGGGCCCGCCGCCATGCGCAGCAGATGGGGGATGACGAGCCCGACGAAGCCGATGACACCGGAGACGCTCACGGCCGCGGCCGTCAGCAGCGCGACGACCAGGATCAGCACGACACGCAGCCGCTCGACGTCCACGCCCAGATGCCGGGCGGGCCGCTCGCCGAGGGACAACAGGTCCAACTTCCGTGCGTAGAAGGGCGCGACGGCCAGGCCGAGCGCCGCGCACGGCAGGACCGCGAGCACCTTCGGCCAGGTGGCCTGGGAGAGCGAGCCGAGCTGCCAGAAGGTGATCTGGTTCACCGCCGCGGTGTCCGCGAGGAAGATGAACAGGCCGATCAGCGCGCCCGCGAAGGCGTTCACCGCGATACCGGTGAGGATCAGCGTCACGACCTCCGTACGGCCGCCCGAGCGGGACATCGAGTACACCAGCAGGGCCGTGCCGAGACCCGCCACGAAGGCGAAGGCGGGGAGGGTCCAGTTGCCGAGGAAGTTCAGACCGAGCGAGATCGCGGCGACCGCGCCGACCGCCGCGCCCAACGAGACGCCGATGACGCTCGGTTCGGCGAGCGGATTGCCGAACACGCCCTGCATCAGCGCGCCCGCACAGCCCAGCGAGGCACCGACGAGCAGCGCGAGCACGATCCGCGGGAAGCGCACGTTCCAGAGCACGGACTCGGGGACCCGGGCGAGTTCGCCGCCGCCGAGTCCGGCGCGGTGCGCGATGGACGACAGGACGTCACCGGGGGATATCTCGTACGCGCCGAGCCCGGCGGAGGCCAGGGTGAGGAGGCCGAGGAGGACGGCCAGGCCGACGGTGAGCAGCCAGGGGGCGCCGCGACGGGGCCCGGCGGGTCTGCCGGGGGGCGCCGACGCCACCGGGGCCGCGTCCGCTGTCCCGGCCTCTGTCCCGGAATCGGGCGCCGTGCCCTTGTCGGTCACGGTCACTCGGCGTCCCCGTACAACTGGTCGACCAGGGACTTCAGTACCTCGTCCGTGCGGGGGCCGTAGTTGAGGAGGACGCCGTCCTCGATCGAGACGACCCGGCGCTCCATTCCGGCGGGGGTCTGCGCGACGCCGGGGATCTTGACGAGACCGTCGATGCCGCCGACGGATTCGAGGCCCTTGGACATGACGAGGATCGCGTCGGGGGCGGCCTCGGCGAGAGCCTCGGTGGTGATCGTGGTGAAGTCCTTCTCCAGACCCGACTCGGCGCCGCCGTCCACCGCTCCCGCCGCTTCGAGCAGCGAGGTGGCCCCGGAGTCCTTGCCGCCGATCAGATACACGGAGGCGGTGCCGCGGAGGTAGAGGAAGGCGACGCGTGGCTTGTCGGTCTTCTTCGGAACGTCCTTGCGCACGGCGACGATCCGATCCTCGGAGCGCTTCGTGAGTTCCCTGCCCGCGGCCGGTACGCCGAGGGCGCGGGCCACCGTCCCGATCCGCGGGCCCACGTCGTCGAGACCCTTCGCCGGGTCGACGACGAGGACGGGGACACCCGCGTCACGGATCTGGTCCATCGCCTCGTCGGGCCCGGTGGTGGTTTCGGCGAGCACGAGATCGGGCTTGAGGGACAGGACGCTCTCCGCGGAGACGTCGTGGTTGCGCGTGACCACCGGCAGCTTCTCCGCCTGCGCGAACGTGGCGGTGATGTCACGGGCGACGACCCGGTCCCCGAGCCCCAGCGTGAAGACGATCTCGCTGAGACTCCCCGAGAGCGGAACGATCCGCTCGGCGTCCCTGACGGTGACCTGCCTGCCGTCGGACGAGCGCACGGTGACCGGGAGTCGGGGGGTCGGGGTGTCGGCCAACGGCTCGACCCGATCGGCGGCGGCCTCGGCCTTGGCGGCCGGCGCTCCTTCCGGCGAACTGTCCGAGGAGCAGGCCGTCACGGTGAGCGCGAGCACCGCAAGCAGTGCCCCCGCCACTCGAGTACGCAGACGTCGCACGGTCGCGTGGTTCCTTTCGGTTCGCCGAGGGCACGGGCGCTCTTCGGAGGGGCTACGCCCCTTTAGGGGCGCGGGAAACTGCGCGACCAGCCCCCACGGCCCGCAGCCAACAAACGACCCGCAGTCCCCTCTTCTGTCTCATCCAACGCTTCCCGCATCGGAAGACATAGCTTAGGTTAGCCTTACCTTTCTCGCCAGAACCGCCCTGGATCTGGCCAGGTCCCGCGCCCCGGAGGACCCGAATGCCCTCGCGCCCGTCCCTACGCACCTACGTGACCCTGCTCTGCGCAGCAGTACTCGTGGCACTGCTCCCGGCCGGTCAGGCCCAGGCGGCAAGCCGAACCGTGCAGGGCGGCCGCCTGGACTGGGGCATCAAATCCTCCTTCCAGAGCTACGTCACCGGCCCGATAGCGAACGGCAGTTTCTCCCTCACGGGCGGCGCGGCCACGGTCGGCGGCAGCCAGTTCCGCTTCCACTCGGCGACCGGCACGTACGACGGCGCCTCGGGCGCCTTCAACGCCGGCTTCTCCGGCGGTGTCCACTTCCTCGGGCACAAGAAGGACGACGGCACGTATCAGCTCGACCTCACGATCAGCCGCCCCACCGTCCGGCTCTCCGGCAACGGCGGCACCCTGTACGTCGACGTCATCAGCAAGGCGAAGGGCACCGGGGCGGTCACGACGTCCTCGCGGGTGCCCTTCGCCTCCCTCTCCCTGGGCGGCATCAACATGAAGGGCGGCGGCAACGCGGTCCAGTTGAACAACCTGCCCGCCACCCTGACCGCCCAGGGAGCCAAGTCCTTCGCCGGGTACTACACGGCCGGCACCGCCCTCGACCCGGTCAGCCTCTCGGCGGACGTCAGGGCCGCGGCCGCCGCCGAGCCGTCACGCACGCCGTCGCCCTCCCCGTCCAAGTCCAGGGCAAAGAAGGAGAGTTCAGGCCGGATCGAGAACAGCGCCGTCGACTGGGGCGTGCGCCGGACCTTCCGCGAGTACGTCACCGGGTCCATCGCCAAGGGCGAGTGGAAGCTCACCGACGGAGCCGAGGACGGCGGCGCGCTCTTCCGCTTCCCCGAGGGCTCGGGCACGTACGACGAGAAGAAGCAGACCCTCGACGCGACCTTCACCGGAGCGGTCCGCTTCACCGGCGAGCAGGGCCTCGACCTGAAGCTCGGCGCGCTCCGGGCCAAGGTCACGGACGACGGAAAGGGCACGCTCTACGCCGACGTCACCGGCGCGGGCGGTACGGGCAGTACGGCCGGCACGGAGAAGAAGGTCCCCCTGGTCACCTTCACGGCCAAGGACTTCAAGCCCAAGGACGGCCTTGCCCGGCTGACCGAGGCGCCCACGAAGCTCACCGCCGACGGCGCCAAGGCCTTCGGCGGGATGTACAAGGCGGGCACGGAGATGGACCCGGTCTCCCTCGCCGTCGCCCTGACCGACAGCGCCGAACTGCCCGCGCTGCCCGACCTGGGCAGCGCGGAGTCGGCCACCCCGGAGGCCGCGGCCGCAGAACAGAAGACGGCCGAGCCCAAGGCCGAGGCCACCGCCAGCGATTCGGACGTCCCCGTCCTGCCCGTCGGCCTCGCGGCCGCTTCTCTGATCGCGGTGGCCGCGGCCTTCGTGATCATCCGCAGGCGTCGCGCCCAACCGGCCGCTGACGCCCCCGATGCGAACTGAATTTCCCAGCGCTGTCCGCGAGTTGAGCGGACGCCCACACACGGAGCCGAGGAGAACCCACGACCATGGCCGCCAACCGTCGCCGCCCCATAGCCCTCGCCGCAGCCTGCGCGACCGCCGTCACGCTCGGCGCCACCGCGCTCGCCGCGACGTCCGCGTCCGCCGCCGAAGTACCGCTCAAGGGCTACGAGTTGACCTGGGGCATCAAGCAGTCGTACCGCACGTACGTGACCGGGATGGCGGCCGGCAGCTTCACGCCCGAGGGCGGCGCCACGCAGGCCAAGGACAACGGCGCGTTCACCTTCGTCAACGGCACCGGGACCTACGACTCCGAGGCCCACACCGTGGCGCTCGGCTTCGAGGGCAGCCTGAAGATCGTCTCCAAGCTGCACGGCTTCGAACTCGCCCTGTCCGACGTGAAGTTCGACAGCAAGGCCGCGAGACTCACCGCGGACGTGACGAAGAGCGGCACGACCCAGCAGGACGTGCCGCTGGCCGAGGTCACCGTCACCCGCACGATGACGGACATGGCGACCAAGCTGACGAAGGAGGCGGGCGACGTCTTCGGCAGCTCCAGCTACTCCGGCGCGGCCGGCGACCCCCTGACGGTCGTGGAGAAGAAGACCGAGTCGCCGACGCCCACGCCCTCGGGCTCCACGACCCCCTCGCCCACCCCGTCCACGACGCCGTCCACCACCCCCTCGGACACCCCGTCCACCACCCCGTCGCAGACCACGAGCCCGACGTCCTCGCCCACCGAGGCCGACGCCGTGGGCGACATCACCGACGGCACCCTCGGCTGGGGCGTCAAGCAGTCCTTCCGTACGTACGTGGTGGACGGTGTCGCCAAGGGCCAGATCACCGTGTCCGGCGGTGCCGCGCAGGCGTCCGGCAACGGGATCTTCACCTTCCCCGACGCCACCGGGACCTACGACACGGACGAGGACACCCTCAAGGCCTCCTTCAAGGGCTCGGTCAACTTCAAGGGCCATGAGACGAACGGCACTTACGGCCTCGACCTCACCCTCAGCGACCTCAAGGCGGAGGTCGACGGCGGCTCCGGCAAGCTGACCGCGGACGTCGACAGCCTCGGCGAGAAGTCCGCCGACGTGACCCTCGCCGAACTCAAGCCCAAGTCCGCCGACCTGACGGCCAAGAACGACGTCATCACCCTCGACGACGTCACCGCCACCCTCACCAAGGCCGGCGCGGAGGCCTTCGGCGGCTTCTACCAGGCCGGCGCCGAACTCGACCCGGTCGACCTCTCGGTGACCCTGTCCGACGACGCCGAACTCCCGGACCCCGACCCGACGTCGTCCAGCGGCGGGACGGGCGGCACCACGGGAGGCACGACCGGCGGCACCACCGGCGGCGCGGGCACGACCGGCTCCACCACGGGCGGCGTGACGGGCGGCCTCGCCTCCACCGGCTCCGACATCCCGGTCGGCGCCCTGGGCGCGGCGGCCGCGGCGACGGTCGCGGCGGGCGCGGGCGTGGTGTTCGCGGTACGCCGCCGCCGCGCGACGGACGCCACCCAGGCCTGACCGAACCGACGGCAACCGGCTGCCGCC contains:
- a CDS encoding heme ABC transporter ATP-binding protein, translating into MPAPPGPVHPGDVLAEAEALHVRLGGREVLSGVDVTARAGEVLALVGPNGAGKSTLLGALAADLPAAAGVVRVHGRPASDWSAQELALRRAMLPQSAALSFPFAVEEVVRMGRAPWAGRAEEYAEETDDAAVAAAMAATEVTDFAGRSFSALSGGERARVALARVLAQRTRLLLLDEPTAALDLRHQELVLRVCRARAHAGDAVVVVLHDLGLAAAYAHRVAILRAGRAVADGRPAEVFTDRLLSDVYQQPVEVFPHPRTGELLVAPVRGS
- a CDS encoding FecCD family ABC transporter permease, which gives rise to MASAPPGRPAGPRRGAPWLLTVGLAVLLGLLTLASAGLGAYEISPGDVLSSIAHRAGLGGGELARVPESVLWNVRFPRIVLALLVGASLGCAGALMQGVFGNPLAEPSVIGVSLGAAVGAVAAISLGLNFLGNWTLPAFAFVAGLGTALLVYSMSRSGGRTEVVTLILTGIAVNAFAGALIGLFIFLADTAAVNQITFWQLGSLSQATWPKVLAVLPCAALGLAVAPFYARKLDLLSLGERPARHLGVDVERLRVVLILVVALLTAAAVSVSGVIGFVGLVIPHLLRMAAGPGHRFLIPGSALGGAVVLLSGDLAARTVVEPAELPLGVLTALFGSPFFFWLLRRTRRRQGGWA
- a CDS encoding heme/hemin ABC transporter substrate-binding protein: MRRLRTRVAGALLAVLALTVTACSSDSSPEGAPAAKAEAAADRVEPLADTPTPRLPVTVRSSDGRQVTVRDAERIVPLSGSLSEIVFTLGLGDRVVARDITATFAQAEKLPVVTRNHDVSAESVLSLKPDLVLAETTTGPDEAMDQIRDAGVPVLVVDPAKGLDDVGPRIGTVARALGVPAAGRELTKRSEDRIVAVRKDVPKKTDKPRVAFLYLRGTASVYLIGGKDSGATSLLEAAGAVDGGAESGLEKDFTTITTEALAEAAPDAILVMSKGLESVGGIDGLVKIPGVAQTPAGMERRVVSIEDGVLLNYGPRTDEVLKSLVDQLYGDAE
- a CDS encoding HtaA domain-containing protein, with the translated sequence MPSRPSLRTYVTLLCAAVLVALLPAGQAQAASRTVQGGRLDWGIKSSFQSYVTGPIANGSFSLTGGAATVGGSQFRFHSATGTYDGASGAFNAGFSGGVHFLGHKKDDGTYQLDLTISRPTVRLSGNGGTLYVDVISKAKGTGAVTTSSRVPFASLSLGGINMKGGGNAVQLNNLPATLTAQGAKSFAGYYTAGTALDPVSLSADVRAAAAAEPSRTPSPSPSKSRAKKESSGRIENSAVDWGVRRTFREYVTGSIAKGEWKLTDGAEDGGALFRFPEGSGTYDEKKQTLDATFTGAVRFTGEQGLDLKLGALRAKVTDDGKGTLYADVTGAGGTGSTAGTEKKVPLVTFTAKDFKPKDGLARLTEAPTKLTADGAKAFGGMYKAGTEMDPVSLAVALTDSAELPALPDLGSAESATPEAAAAEQKTAEPKAEATASDSDVPVLPVGLAAASLIAVAAAFVIIRRRRAQPAADAPDAN
- a CDS encoding HtaA domain-containing protein; this encodes MAANRRRPIALAAACATAVTLGATALAATSASAAEVPLKGYELTWGIKQSYRTYVTGMAAGSFTPEGGATQAKDNGAFTFVNGTGTYDSEAHTVALGFEGSLKIVSKLHGFELALSDVKFDSKAARLTADVTKSGTTQQDVPLAEVTVTRTMTDMATKLTKEAGDVFGSSSYSGAAGDPLTVVEKKTESPTPTPSGSTTPSPTPSTTPSTTPSDTPSTTPSQTTSPTSSPTEADAVGDITDGTLGWGVKQSFRTYVVDGVAKGQITVSGGAAQASGNGIFTFPDATGTYDTDEDTLKASFKGSVNFKGHETNGTYGLDLTLSDLKAEVDGGSGKLTADVDSLGEKSADVTLAELKPKSADLTAKNDVITLDDVTATLTKAGAEAFGGFYQAGAELDPVDLSVTLSDDAELPDPDPTSSSGGTGGTTGGTTGGTTGGAGTTGSTTGGVTGGLASTGSDIPVGALGAAAAATVAAGAGVVFAVRRRRATDATQA